The following are encoded together in the Drosophila sechellia strain sech25 chromosome 3R, ASM438219v1, whole genome shotgun sequence genome:
- the LOC6614139 gene encoding transcription initiation factor TFIID subunit 1 isoform X3, with product MEMESDNSDDEGSIGNGLDLTGILFGNIDSEGRLLQDDDGEGRGGTGFDAELRENIGSLSKLGLDSMLLEVIDRKEAEPLSDDEEEEKPAASASGGMSAFDALKAGVKSEEREDGAVKAQDDAIDYSDITELSEDCPRTPPAETTTYDDLEDAIPASKVEAKLTKDDKELMPPPSAPMRSGSGSGTEEPAKSNDASSPSDDSKSTNLKDADRKLDTPLADILPSKYQNVDVRELFPDFRPQKVLRFSRLFGPGKPTSLPQIWRHVRNRRRKRNQSRDQKTTNTGGSDSASDTEEPRKRGFSLHYAAEPTPAECMSDDEDKLLGDFNSEDVRPEGPDNGENSDHKPKVADWRFGPAQIWYDMLEVPDSGEGFNYGFKTKAASTSSQPQIKDERRVKSPEDDVEDPSIADDAFLMVSQLHWEDDVVWDGNDIKAKVLQKLNSKTNAAGWLPSSGSRTAGAFSQPGKPSMPVGNSSGSSKQGSGASSKKAQQNAQAKPAEAPDDTWYSLFPVENEELIYYKWEDEVIWDAQQVSKVPKPKVLTLDPNDENIILGIPDDIDPSKINKSTGPPPKIKIPHPHVKKSKILLGKAGVINVLAEDTPPPPPKSPDRDPFNISNDTYYTPKTEPTLRLKVGGNLIQHSTPVVELRAPFVPTHMGPMKLRSFHRPPLKKYSHGPMAQSISHPVFPLLKTIAKKAKQREVERIASGGGDVFFMRNPEDLSGRDGDIVLAEFCEEHPPLINQVGMCSKIKNYYKRKAEKDSGPQDFVYGEVAFAHTSPFLGILHPGQCIQAIENNMYRAPIYPHKMAHNDFLVIRTRNNYWIRSVNSIYTVGQECPLYEVPGPNSKRANNFTRDFLQVFIYRLFWKSRDNPRRIRMDDIKQAFPAHSESSIRKRLKQCADFKRTGMDSNWWVIKPEFRLPSEEEIRAMVSPEQCCAYFSMIAAEQRLKDAGYGEKFLFAPQEDDDEEAQLKLDDEVKVAPWNTTRAYIQAMRGKCLLQLSGPADPTGCGEGFSYVRVPNKPTQTKEEQESQPKRSVTGTDADLRRLPLQRAKELLRQFKVPEEEIKKLSRWEVIDVVRTLSTEKAKAGEEGMDKFSRGNRFSIAEHQERYKEECQRIFDLQNRVLASSEVLSTDEAESSASEESDLEELGKNLENMLSNKKTSTQLSREREELERQELLRQLDEEHGGPSGSGGAKGAKGKEDPGQQMLATNNQGRILRITRTFRGNDGKEYTRVETVRRQPVIDAYIKIRTTKDEQFIKQFATLDEQQKEEMKREKRRIQEQLRRIKRNQERERLAQLAQNQKLQPGGMPTSLGDPKSSGGHSHKERDSGYKEVSPSRKKFKLKPDLKLKCGACGQVGHMRTNKACPLYSGMQSSLSQSNPSLADDFDEQSEKEMTMDDDDLVNVDGTKVTLSSKILKRHGGDDGKRRSASSSGFTLKVPRDAMGKKKRRVGGDLHCDYLQRHNKTANRRRTDPVVVLSSILEIIHNELRSMPDVSPFLFPVSAKKVPDYYRVVTKPMDLQTMREYIRQRRYTSREMFLEDLKQIVDNSLIYNGPQSAYTLAAQRMFSSCFELLAEREDKLMRLEKAINPLLDDDDQVALSFIFDKLHSQIKQLPESWPFLKPVNKKQVKDYYTVIKRPMDLETIGKNIEAHRYHSRAEYLADIELIATNCEQYNGSDTRYTKFSKKILDYAQTQLIEFSEHCGQLENNIAKTQERARENAPEFDEAWGNDDYNFDRGSRASSPADDYIDVEGHAGHASSSNSIHRSMGAEAGSSHTAPAVRKPAPPGPGEVKRGRGRPRKQRDPIEEDLQCSTDDEDDDEEEDFQEVSEDENNAASILDQGERINAPVDAMDGMFDPKNIKTEIDIDAHQMAEEPIGEDDSQQVAEAMVQLSGVGGYYAQQQQDESMDVDPNYDPSDFLAMHKPRQSLGEPSSLQGAFTNFLSHEQDDNGPYHPAEASTSAASGAALGMDDSMAMQMAPEMPVNTMNNGMGIDDDLDISESDEEDDGSRVRIKKEVFDDGDYALQHQQMGQAASQSQIYMVDSSNEPTNLDYQQPPQLDFQQVQGMEQLQHQVMPSLQPEQLQQQQTPHGDNDYAWTF from the exons ATGGAGATGGAATCCGACAACAGCGACGACGAGGGATCGATCGGCAATGGATTGGACTTGACCGGCATTCTTTTCGGCAACATCGACTCCGAGGGCAGACTGCTGCAAGACGATGACGGAGAGGGGCGCGGGGGCACCGGTTTCGATGCGGAGCTCCGGGAAAACATTGGATCCCTTTCCAA ATTGGGTCTGGATTCTATGCTGCTCGAGGTTATCGACCGCAAGGAGGCCGAGCCTCTGTCGgatgacgaggaggaggagaagccAGCCGCCAGTGCCAGCGGAGGAATGAGTGCCTTTGATGCGCTCAAAGCGGGCGTTAAAAGTGAGGAAAGGGAGGATGGCGCTGTAAAGGCTCAGGACGATGCCATAGACTACTCTGACATCACTGAGTTATCCGAGGACTGCCCACGCACTCCGCCCGCGGAAACAACCACCTATGATGACTTAGAAGACGCCATTCCAGCTTCCAAAGTAGAGGCCAAGTTGA CTAAGGACGACAAGGAACTAATGCCTCCACCAAGTGCACCAATGCGCTCCGGCTCTGGCAGCGGCACTGAGGAACCGGCCAAGTCAAATGATGCATCTAGTCCCAGTGACGATTCCAAATCTACTAATTTAAAGg ATGCGGATCGGAAGCTGGATACACCACTGGCAGACATACTGCCGTCCAAGTACCAGAATGTGGATGTGCGTGAGCTCTTTCCGGACTTTCGTCCCCAAAAGGTGCTACGCTTCTCCCGTCTCTTCGGACCAGGTAAACCTACGAGTTTGCCCCAAATCTGGCGACACGTGCGCAATCGCCGCCGCAAGCGAAATCAATCCAGGGATCAGAAG ACGACAAACACTGGTGGTTCGGACTCTGCCAGCGATACTGAGGAGCCACGCAAGCGAGGCTTCAGTCTGCACTATGCTGCAGAGCCAACGCCAGCGGAATGCATGTCCGACGACGAGGACAAATTGCTGGGCGACTTCAACAGCGAGGATGTGCGTCCAGAAGGACCGGACAACGGCGAGAACAGCGATCATAAGCCAAAGGTGGCTGACTGGCGGTTTGGGCCTGCACAGATTTGGTATGATATGCTAGAGGTGCCCGACTCCGGAGAGGGTTTCAACTACGGCTTCAAGACAAAGGCAGCAAGCACCTCGTCTCAGCCGCAGATCAAGGATGAACGGCGTGTAAAGAGTCCAGAAGATGATGTCGAGGATCCAAGCATTGCGGATGATGCCTTTCTCATGGTCTCCCAGCTGCACTGGGAAGACGACGTGGTCTGGGACGGTAACGACATCAAGGCCAAGGTGCTACAAAAGCTTAACTCAAAGACAAATGCAGCCGGATGGTTGCCATCGAGCGGATCGAGAACGGCAGGCGCCTTTAGCCAGCCGGGCAAACCGTCTATGCCCGTGGGAAACAGCAGTGGAAGCTCCAAGCAGGGTTCGGGAGCATCAAGCAAAAAGGCCCAGCAAAA TGCTCAAGCAAAGCCTGCGGAGGCACCTGATGACACCTGGTATAGCCTTTTTCCAGTGGAAAATGAGGAGCTAATATACTACAAGTGGGAGGATGAGGTAATCTGGGATGCCCAACAAGTGAGCAAGGTGCCCAAGCCGAAGGTACTCACTTTGGATCCCAACGACGAAAACATCATTTTGGGTATTCCCGATGACATTGATCCCTCTAAAATCAATAAGAGCACGGGTCCTCCACCTAAGATCAAGATACCGCATCCTCACGTGAAGAAGTCTAAGATCCTACTTGGCAAAGCGGGTGTGATTAACGTGCTTGCGGAGGACacaccaccgccgccacccAAAAGTCCTGACCGTGACCCCTTCAACATATCCAATGACAC GTACTACACACCGAAGACTGAACCCACCCTACGACTTAAGGTGGGCGGTAATCTCATTCAGCACTCGACTCCGGTGGTAGAGCTGCGAGCTCCGTTTGTGCCTACGCACATGGGCCCGATGAAGCTCCGCTCCTTCCATCGTCCCCCCCTAAAGAAGTACTCCCACGGGCCAATGGCCCAGTCTATCTCTCATCCTGTCTTCCCACTGCTGAAGACCATCGCAAAGAAGGCGAAGCAGCGCGAAGTGGAGCGCATTGCCTCCGGTGGCGGAGACGTCTTCTTTATGCGCAACCCAGAGGATTTAAGCGGAAGGGACGGAGACATCGTGCTAGCTGAATTCTGCGAAGAGCATCCGCCCCTGATAAACCAGGTGGGCATGTGCTCCAAGATAAAGAACTACTACAAGCGTAAGGCTGAGAAGGACAGTGGGCCGCAAGATTTTGTTTATGGAGAAGTGGCCTTTGCGCACACCAGTCCCTTCCTGGGCATCCTGCATCCTGGCCAGTGCATCCAGGCGATTGAGAACAACATGTACCGAGCGCCTATTTATCCACATAAGATGGCTCACAACGATTTTCTCGTCATTCGCACGCGTAACAATTACTGGATTCGGTCGGTGAATTCAATATACACAGTGGGTCAGGAGTGTCCGCTGTACGAGGTACCCGGTCCGAATTCCAAAAGGGCCAACAACTTCACCCGTGACTTTCTGCAG GTGTTTATTTACCGCCTGTTCTGGAAAAGTCGCGACAACCCGCGCCGCATTCGAATGGACGATATAAAACAGGCTTTTCCCGCTCATTCTGAGAGCAGCATCCGCAAGCGTCTGAAGCAGTGCGCCGACTTCAAGCGAACAGGCATGGACTCCAATTGGTGGGTTATAAAGCCGGAGTTTCGCCTTCCCTCCGAGGAGGAGATCCGAGCCATGGTGTCACCTGAGCAGTGTTGCGCGTACTTTAGCATGATCGCGGCGGAACAACGCTTAAAG GATGCTGGGTATGGGGAGAAGTTTTTGTTCGCACCTCAGGAAGATGACGACGAGGAGGCGCAACTGAAGCTTGACGACGAAGTAAAGGTGGCTCCTTGGAACACGACTCGCGCATATATCCAAGCCATGCGGGGAAAGTGCTTACTCCAGTTGAGTGGTCCAGCCGATCCAACGGGATGTGGAGAGGGATTTTCATATGTTCGAGTGCCAAACAAGCCCACG CAAACAAAGGAGGAGCAAGAGTCGCAGCCAAAACGGTCGGTCACAGGAACAGATGCAGATCTGCGTCGGCTGCCACTCCAACGTGCAAAAGAGCTGTTGCGGCAGTTCAAGGTGCCCGAGGAGGAGATCAAAAAGCTTTCCCGCTGGGAGGTCATTGACGTGGTGCGCACCCTGTCCACGGAAAAGGCCAAGGCCGGTGAAGAGGGAATGGATAAGTTCTCTCGTGGCAACCGGTTCTCCATTGCAGAGCATCAGGAGCGTTATAAGGAAGAGTGCCAGCGCATATTCGATCTGCAAAACAGAGTGCTGGCCAGCTCTGAGGTGCTGTCCACTGATGAGGCAGAGTCCTCGGCCTCCGAGGAATCTGATCTCGAAGAACTTGGCAAGAATCTTGAGAACATGCTGTCAAACAAGAAAACCTCGACGCAATTGTCAAGGGAACGTGAAGAGCTGGAGCGTCAGGAGTTGCTTCGCCAGCTTGACGAAGAACACGGCGGACCAAGTGGTAGTGGCGGAGCCAAGGGAGCCAAAGGAAAGGAGGATCCCGGACAGCAAATGCTGGCAACTAACAACCAGGGCAGAATCCTTCGCATTACGCGTACCTTCAGAGGCAACGACGGCAAGGAATATACTCGCGTGGAGACTGTGCGGCGGCAACCAGTTATCGACGCCTACATCAAGATTCGCACCACTAAGGACGAGCAGTTCATCAAGCAGTTCGCAACGCTAGATGAGCAGCAGAAGGAGGAGATGAAGCGCGAAAAGAGACGCATTCAGGAGCAGCTACGTCGCATCAAGCGCAACCAGGAGCGCGAACGCCTGGCTCAGCTAGCTCAGAACCAGAAGCTGCAGCCAGGTGGCATGCCCACTTCCCTAGGAGATCCTAAGAGCTCGGGCGGTCATTCGCACAAGGAGCGGGATAGCGGCTACAAGGAGGTCAGTCCTTCGCGCAAGAAGTTCAAACTTAAGCCAGACCTAAAGCTGAAGTGCGGCGCCTGTGGACAGGTTGGTCACATGCGCACAAACAAAGCCTGTCCCTTGTATTCTGGCATGCAAAGCAGTCTGTCCCAGTCAAATCCATCTCTGGCTGACGATTTTGATGAGCAGAGCGAAAAGGAGATGACAATGGATGACGATGATCTGGTGAATGTCGATGGCACTAAAGTAACGCTCAGCAGTAAGATTCTCAAGCGTCATGGTGGTGATGATGGCAAGCGCCGCAGCGCATCTAGCTCTGGTTTTACCTTGAAGGTTCCCCGAGATGCGATGGGCAAGAAGAAACGCAGAGTGGGCGGTGATCTTCATTGTGACTATCTGCAGCGACACAATAAAACGGCCAATCGCAGGCGCACAGACCCCGTTGTGGTACTGTCCTCTATCCTGGAGATTATCCACAATGAGCTGCGATCTATGCCGGATGTATCGCCATTCCTGTTCCCGGTAAGCGCGAAAAAGGTGCCCGACTACTACCGCGTGGTGACCAAGCCGATGGATCTGCAAACGATGAGGGAGTATATCCGCCAAAGGCGCTACACGAGTCGCGAGATGTTCCTCGAGGATCTCAAGCAGATTGTGGACAACTCGCTGATCTACAATGGACCGCAGAGTGCATACACCTTGGCAGCCCAACGCATGTTCAGCAGTTGCTTTGAGTTGCTCGCAGAGCGCGAAGACAAACTGATGCGCCTCGAGAAGGCAATTAACCCGCTTCTGGACGACGATGACCAAGTTGCGCTCTCCTTTATCTTTGACAAGCTGCACTCGCAGATTAAACAATTACCAGAGAGCTGGCCTTTCCTTAAGCCTGTCAACAAGAAACAGGTTAAGGACTACTACACGGTTATCAAGCGACCCATGGACCTCGAAACAATCGGCAAAAATATTGAAG CTCATCGCTATCACAGTCGTGCCGAGTATCTGGCTGATATCGAGTTGATCGCCACCAACTGTGAGCAGTACAACGGCAGTGACACCCGCTACACCAAGTTCTCAAAGAAGATACTGGATTATGCCCAAACCCAGTTAATTGAG TTTTCGGAGCACTGCGGCCAGTTGGAAAATAACATAGCTAAGACGCAGGAGCGTGCTAGAGAGAATGCACCGGAGTTTGATGAAGCCTGGGGCAATGATGACTACAACTTTGACCGTGGCAGTAGGGCCAGTTCGCCTGCAGATGACTACATCGACGTCGAGGGTCATGCGGGACATGCCTCCTCATCGAACTCCATCCATCGCAGCATGGGCGCCGAGGCCGGTTCGTCGCACACGGCGCCGGCGGTGCGAAAACCAGCTCCTCCAGGTCCTGGTGAGGTGAAGCGCGGACGGGGTAGGCCCCGCAAGCAGCGCGACCCCATTGAGGAGG ACCTCCAATGCTCCACAgacgacgaggacgacgacgaggaggaggacttCCAGGAGGTCTCCGAAGACGAGAACAATGCGGCCAGCATTTTGGATCAGGGCGAACGTATCAATGCGCCTGTCGATGCCATGGATGGCATGTTTGACCCCAAGAACATCAAGACAGAGATCGACATAGATGCTCATCAGATGGCAG AGGAGCCGATCGGCGAGGATGACAGCCAGCAGGTGGCCGAAGCAATGGTGCAGTTGAGTGGCGTGGGCGGCTACTATGCTCAACAGCAGCAAG ATGAATCCATGGACGTGGACCCCAACTACGATCCCTCAGATTTCCTGGCCATGCACAAGCCGCGCCAGAGCCTCGGCGAGCCCAGCAGCTTGCAGGGTGCCTTCACCAACTTCCTCTCCCACGAGCAGGATGATAATGGGCCGTACCATCCCGCCGAAGCCAGCACAAGTGCCGCTTCCGGTGCAGCCTTAGGAATGGACGATTCAATGGCCATGCAAATGGCGCCGGAAATGCCTGTCAATACCATGAACAACGGAATGGGCATTGATGATGATCTGGATATTTCGGAGAGTGACGAGGAAGACGATGGTTCCCGAGTGCGCATCAAGAAGGAGGTCTTCGACGACGGGGATTACGCCCTGCAGCACCAGCAGATGGGACAGGCAGCATCGCAGTCGCAGATCTACATGGTGGATTCTTCCAACGAGCCCACGAATCTCGACTACCAGCAGCCACCGCAGCTAGACTTCCAACAAGTGCAGGGAATGGAGCAATTGCAGCACCAAGTGATGCCTTCACTGCAACcagagcaactgcagcagcaacagacgCCGCATGGAGACAATGATTATGCCTGGACGTTTTAG